The nucleotide window AATAAGAGTTTGTGGATAATGTTACGCTGTTTTGTTTAAGTAAAAGAGCCCAGGCTATATATGCCCAATCTAAAGAATAGCGTTGGCCAGGGTTTTTTCATTGACTGGCTTAGGCAAAAAACCAATCACAAAGTCAAGTTGAAGCACTTTACTCATTTGTTTTTCTGAGGTAGCCCCCGAAATAACCAATACCTTGGTTTGGGGATGTTTGGGATGAAACCTTTTGGTGTACTCTTGTATAAAATCATTGCCATTGCCCAGGGGCATGTTCCAGTCAATGCTGATGAGTTCAGGAAAATCGTTTGAAAGGTCGCATTCTTCTAAATATTGCAAAGCAGTAATGCCACTCATTTTTAGCAAAATCTTATTGCATCCTGTAATTTTAGAAATGAGCTTGTAGTTGAGGTAGATAAATGTTTTATCATCGTCTACTACCAGTATATGTTGATATTTGGCAGTCATAAGTTGTTGATTTGTCAGTGTAAATAATTGATGTATCTAAAACACGGGTCAAATATAAGGATAATAAACTACTGTGTACAATGTATAAGGTTTGACTGCGCGAAAAACTGGTGAACTTGAGCAGGGGAGTAGTTTTCGATTAAAAATTCTTGTACCTTATTTTTCAAAGCTCTTAATTAGTACCCTCAAAACTTATACTAATGCAACACATCTATCTTTGGCTTTATTTGCGCTGGGTATTTTGTCTGAGTGCCTTCTTTTGGGGCAACCCCCTGACCGCCCAACCCAGTGATAGTACCAGACACTATGCTGCCAACAAGGTGAACGAAAGCGTGATATCAATGAGTGATCGCAGCTACATCACTGCCACCGAGGGTTTGGGCAACCTGGATACGCCCCTGTTGTTAGAGACAAGCATAGCACCTACGTATTTCATCAGGTTTGGCAAAAGCGCTAAGCTGGGCATTTCTATTTCTCCCAAGGTGGTGATAAGAATTGCCCGTAAAGAAAGTTTTCCCGTACTTACGCCAAGTTATACGCCCCGGGCGGTATTGTACTGGAGGTTTCGCTCTCCGCTGGCTTACCTCACCCAAAAAAGTGGGCTAAAAAAAATAATTACCCCGCAACACGTTACTTTCCTTACCCTTAGGTTTAACCATCACTCCAACGGGCAGGCGGGCAGTTTCTTTATACCTGGTACCACCGACATTAACTTTGACACGGGTAACTTTACTACCAATTGTATGGAACTGGCATTGAATACGGCCAACTTTGACCCCAAAGTCAAGGCTAATTTTGTGGCGTATGCCAAGGCGGGTTTTGAGCGTCATTTCAATTTTAACCGCGAAGCCGACATGAAGTTTGTCTATTATTGGCAAAGCGTAAACGCTGAGCTGAGGTGTACGGTACATAAGTTTATAAATGTGGCATTTTTGTTTAAGCACATGACAGGCATAGGTACTTTTAAGCCTCAACAGTCTTATGATACCTGGTTGTCTTTTCGTTTGGGCAATTACAGCGATTTTTCGTTTTTTGCCCGCTACTACCACGGCCCCGACTATTATAACCTACGCTATGTAAACCACATTTCGCAAGTGAGCTTTGGTTTACTTGTAGAGCCTTTGAACTTACCCCTGTTCAGGCGTTAGGGGCATTATTTTGTTGCTTTAAAATAACCAAGCCTTGCCAGTTTTAAAACCGACAAGGCTTGGGGTACAAGCTCGTGCTGTGTATTATTTAATCTTTATACAGCATCCAGCCACTTACACTTTTTTGGGCGTCTATCATAAACATAATTTTTGCATTTAAATACACCAAAATAGTGCTTTGGGTACTTGCTACCCGTTTGCCGGGCTCACCGTATTTGTTTAGTACTTTGCTGAGCGGCTCACCTATTTTAATGCCCCTTGCTGTGTTTCCTTCGTAGCCTGGCAAGGTACGTAAAAACGCGCTCTTGGTTTTGGGTATACCAAAACTGGTCACCTCCATTACTGCATAGCCCTCGTCTTTGTCTTGAGCTGTTTTTAGCAAAATTGCGGGGCGTTTTTTGTCTCTTTTGCGAATCTTGATTTTTTGAGCATTTTCAGTCAGCACCTCTAGCATCGAGAGGTCGGCTTCGGCAATGCTTTCTTTAGGGCCAGGCTTTTCTTTTGATTTTACTATCTCAAACCCATAGCCAAAACGGTTGGCTTTTTTGAGTGCTTCCAGGTTGATTTTGGCAATAGTTGGGTTGGCTTTTTGGGCTTTTTTAAACGATTCTTTTGCTTCGTCGGTATCCCCTTCTTTTGCCTGAGCAATCCCTTTGGCTATCCAGGCATTGGCTTCCAGTAGCGCCAGTCCTTGTTTTTTGGCAAGTTTTACGGCTTTGGCAGCATAGCCTATAGCCAGGGTCCTTTCTTCGAGCAATTCATTGACCAAGGCAAGGTTTACATAGCCTGCCACATAGTTTTTGTCGAGGTACACCGCCGACTTAAAGTCTTCCAGGGCCTCTTTTAATAACCTCGTTCTTTTTTCTTGCCTGGTTTCTCCCCCAGCACGGGTGCCCGCATTGTTTAGGCGGGTATCGGTGTCCAGCCCAAAAGGGTAAAAATATTTGAGCGTTGTTTTTTTGAATAATTGAATGGCCTGTTGTGCCAGGGCTACTCCTGAGTTGTTGTATATTTCGCGGCTGGGAAAAGTACTGCCAATATAGCTATAACAAGCCGAAGCACGTTCGTAAGACCTGATCATGGTGAGGTAATTGGCAGCGTCGAACACAGGTACTAGTTTTTGCAGTTTTTTCTGGGTATTTCGTGCGATGCCTATGCGTTCGCTGAGCGAGGGGTACCCTTCTGTTTTTTCTTTCAACCCTATTTTTTTGTACAGTTGAGTCAAAAACTTTTCGCTTACCGCAAGCGTGTTGTAGCCTGCCATATAGCCAAACAAGCCACCAAAATAGTCGGCTTCGGTTTCCATTTCAGCCCGCCTTTTTTCGGTCATATCCAGTTTGTATATTTTTTTGGCTATTTCCAAATCTTTGTTTGCCATACCAAACGACCAACCCCAACCGTGGTCTTTGTAAAAATGAGCCAGCTCGTGTCCTACAATTGCCGCCAATACGTTTAGCGAGTCTTTGCCAAACCCCGCAGCAATGTCATACACGCCTTCTCCTATATTGATAGAGTTGTCCAGTGGGTTGTAATAAGCATTGTAATAAGGTTCACTTTTGTTGTATATAAACTTAAATGTGGGCGCTTTACGCGAGTCTCTGGCTACCCTAGCTACTTGTGTATATATTTTTTTGGCTACTTTTTGCCTTGTGCAATTGTTGGCTAGTTTGTGCTTTTAATTCTGGTACCATACCCATTATCCACAGGGTGCAAATGGTGGCCACGACTGTGTTCAGGCGCTTTTTACTTTGTATTGATATGATCATATAAAGTGTTGATTTGTTTGTATTTTATTGCCAATAGCTTTTCAACGAAGGATGGTTTACAATTGCACAGTTTTATTTACAAAACTCTGTGCTTATTTTTGGAAAAAAATAAACAGTTGAATGAAGCTGTAAAAGGTTGTAGGCATGTTTAAATTTTGGCTAATGCTAAACATGCGTTAATTCATGATACGGCAAAAATACAACACAACTATGACAAAAACATTCTTTATTGTTTTACTTATCAGTATCCAGCATTTATCGTTTGCTCAGGATGTGTACAACGTGATCAACATCAAGGGAAAGGTAAGCCGAAATGGCAAAAACATTCGCCGGGGACAAAAACTCAAGGCCACTGACAAAATTAAATTTGTATCGCCAAGGGCTTTGTTGTTGGTGAGCAGCCAACGTTACGGGCGTATGGTGTTGAGCGCCAAACCTGCTCAAAAAAGCATGAGCGAGGCCGCTTATATCTTAAAAAACCTGGTGTCGAAAGGAAGAGCGAGTGCTCGTGGAGACAAAAAGATGGTTACCAGAGAAATGATTCACTATTATTTTGGCAAAGGGGAACCTCACTTAATTTTGGGGGAGGAAGCAACCGTAAAGGTGAAAAAATCCTTGTTTCCACTGAACAAGAAGTCCTTCTTTTTTATGAGCTACCAATACAAGGGTGAAAAAATAAACAAGAAATTACCTTTTGAAGACAACAGGTTTACGGTAAACAAAGATCGGTTGTTTAGGGTAGAAGGGAAGAAGGTATCAGGAAAAGGGATCAACGATTTTGGCTTATTTTACTACAAAAATGGTGAAGAAGTAATAGACATTGGTCGGGTAAAGCTGTTTTTTTGGGACAATGCCCACCAAAAGAAAATAGATGAGATGGTGAAGTTTATGAAAGCCAATGAGCTCACCCAGAGCGAAATCCAAGACACCGTTTTTGCTTACCTGCAAAAGTATTTTGGTGAACCCAATGGCGATGAGTTTAAAACCTGGTACCAGAAACATTATCAATAATTAATTGACCTTTCGCAGGTCAAAAATTTGTTTTCTATGAAAAAATATCACTCAGCAAAATATGCTTATAAAAAGCAGTGATTCGAGTATCTGTGAGCCGTTACTTTTTGCTTCAGGTCAAAAAGTAACCAAAAACCCCGCAGCTGTAGTTTGTTTTGCCTAAATCTGTTACACTACGCCGAAACAGCTCAAACTCGCCTGCGGCTCAAACAGTGATCTGTTTAGCTAAAGCAGAGCTCGGCGCAGCAAAGCTGCAGCCTCGGTTTTACGGCTTCGCTTCACAGATTCTTAACGGCAACAAACTAAGGCTGAATCTAGCTGACGCACTCGTAAACCAACACTGTAATTCTTTTCAACTAAACAAAAAAAATCACTGCGAAAGGTCAGTAATTAATTGAAGTTGCGAGGTACAAGCGACAAGCTTCAAGTACCAGTTTGTGCGTGCCTGAAATGTATAAATGGCTGGAAGTTAAGTTTTTACAGTTTATATACTGCAACTTGGGTTAATTAAAACTATACCCATACCAGTACTTTGCCTGCTTGGAGGATGAGACACTGATAACCAAAAGTATGACGGTGATTAAACGCTGTCATACTTTGATGCTTTGATCCTTTTTTTATGTGTGATGCGAGTACGCCTTTTCAGGAGCTTTACTTAGTCTAATGGTACCCTAAAACCAATCACCAGCACATCATCGAGCTGTTCTATACTGCTTAGCCAGTTGTTAAATACCTGGTTTATTGCCTGTTGTTGGTCGTGCATAGGCTGGGTGTGTATTTCTACCAAAAGTTTGCGCAAGCTGCTGCGCATAAACTTGCGTTCGTTTGGACCTCCCATCTGATCCTGGAACCCGTCTGAGCATAAGTAAAATACCTGGTCGTCTTCTGGAATCAGTGGAATTGTTTTTTTGCTAAAAGTCTTAAAGTCGGGGCTTTGAAACCCACCTATGCTTGTGCGGTCTGCCTTTACCTCTTGTACTTCGCCATTGTGTATGTATATCATAGCATTTTTGGCACCGGCAAACTCCAGCAGTTGGTTTGTTTTGTCTATCACACACAAATTCATGTCCATTCCATCCTGGTTGTCCAGTTCATCTTGTTTGAGCACCTGCCTCACTTTTTTATTAAGTTGATTTAAAATTTTATCAGGCGATGTTACCTTTTTGCTAATGACAATGTCGTTCATGAGTTGGTTTCCTATCATGCTCATAAAAGCACCCGGTACGCCGTGCCCGGTACAATCAATGGCGGCAATGATGCTTTTTTGGATCATTGTTTCGGGATGGGTGTCAGAGTGAATCCTTACATTGGCAAACCAATAAAAATCACCACTGACAATGTCTCTGGGTTTAAACAAAATAAAAGAGTTAGGTAGCTCAGCCTTTATTTGTGACATAATAGGCAAAATGGCTTCTTGAATCCTCAAGGCATACTCTATGCTGTCAGTAATGCTTTTGTTTTTGTCGGCTACCAGTTCGTTTTGGGCAGCCAGTTCGTCATTGATTACTTTTACCCGGTTACGTTCTTGTTCCAGCTCATAACCCCGGTTTTTGAGTTCTTCTTCCAACTTTTTACTGTTGCTAATGTCAAAACGAATCGCCAGGTACATATACGGTTTGCCGTCGTTGTCTAAAAATGGAATAATGGTCGTATCTACCCAGTAAAACTCCCCATCTTTTGCCTTGTTTTTTATCTCGCTTCGCCATACCTGCCCCTTGGCTATGGTGTTCCATAAATGTTTGATAAACTCTTTGGAGTGGTAGCCGGAGTTTAAGATGCGATGATTTTGCCCAATGAGTTCTTCACGGCTGTATTTTGATTTTTTACAGAACTTATCATTTACATAAGTAATTTTTCCTTTTACATCGGTAATAGCAACAATGGCGGCAGAGTCCAGGGCAAACTTGTAGTCGTTGAGCTTCAGAATCTGATCTTTCAGTTTATCTTCCAGTTTTTTCTGGTAGGTAATATCGTACCCATACTTTACTACTTTGTAAGGCTTGCCATTGAGGTCGAGCACTGGAGTGTAGCTACCTTTGATCCATATTGAATCCCCGTTTTTGTTGATACGCCAAAATTCCCCTTCTATAAACTGCCCACCTTGCAGGGTTGGCCAAAAGTTTTCACATTCGGTTGTGCCAGCGTAGGCATTTTCTATAAATATGCGGTGATGTTTGCCCTGGAGCTCATCACTGGTGTAGCCCATCAGGTCTAAAAACATTTCGTTGGCGTAGAGAATATTACCTGTCAGGTCAAACTCAGCCACTGCAGTAGAGCGGTCAATGGCTTTGAGTTGATTGCTGTTTTTTTGCCGAAGCATCTTTTCTTCGGTTACGTCCATCGCCAGTTTTTTTACTTTATAGAGTTCACCTTTCGCATCTTTTACCGGGGTATAGGTAGCCCTTAGCCACACTTCATTGCCGTGTTTGCTTATATGTTTGAACTCGGCACTATGGCTTTTGCCTTGGCGTAATATGTTCCAAAAATCAGCGTATTCCTGAGATTGAGTGTGTGCTTCTTCGGTAAATATTTGGTGGTGTTGGTCTTTTATTTCGTTTTGGGTATACCCCATAAGGTTTAAAAACAACTGGTTGGCTTTGATAATTTTGCCGTCCATATCAAATTCAATGGCACTAATGGTACTGTCAATGGCGGCAAGGTTGCTGGAGAGTTCTTTTTCTTTGTGAATCATTACCTCCTGCATTGCCTCAAGCTCTTCGTTGTTCTCTTTCAGTACTCGCTGCGACTGTTCAATTTTTTGGAGGTGTCGGGTGTTTTGCAACTCCAGCTTTTTTCTCTCGGTAATGTCAGATACAAACTTGATGATTTTATAAGGTTTGTTGTCTACATCAAGTATAGGGTTATAGATACCCTTTACCCAGATGGGGTCACCATCTTTGTTTACTTGCATGAACTCGCCTTCTATGGCTTTTCCGTTTTTAAGTTGATGCCAAAACTGTTGGTACTCGTCAGCTTGGGCGTCTTGCGCACTTACAAAAAGCCCATGGTGTTTGTGTATTACTTCTTCTTTTTGGTAGCCCATCAATTGCAAAAACTGTTGATTGGCATCGATTACCTGCCCTGCGAGGTCAAACTCTACCACCGCCATAGAGCGGTCAATGGCGGCAAGTTGGTTGCCCAGGTCTACCCGAAGGTTTTTTTCTTCGGTTACATCCATTGCCAGCATGATTACTTTGTAGGGCTTTCCATCACTGTTTTTTACTGGGGTATAAGTAGCCATGAGCCATAGCTCTTTATCGTTGTTTGCCTGCTGTTTGTACTCGGCACTATGGCTTATATTGTTGCGCAAGTCTTGCCAAAATAGCGCATAGTCGTGAGATTGAGCGTATTCTTTGTCTACAAACATGCGGTGGTGTTTGTCTATTATCTCTTCGCTGGTATAGCCCATCAGGTCTAAAAACAACTGATTGGCACGCAGTATTTTACCTTCCAGGTTAAACTCTACCGAGCTAACAGTACTATTGATTGCCTTGACTTGCCCTGAGAGTGCCCCTTCTTTTTGTCGGAGGTCTTCTTGAATGGCGACCAGTTCCTCCATATTTTGGCGCAGCTCTTCTTCTGCGGTTCTTACCTGCTCCAGCTGAAACTCATTTTCTATTTCCAATGTTTTTCTATCAGTAATATCGGCGGTATACTTTACTATTTTATAGGGTTTGCCATCGAGCCCCAATACTGGGTTATAGTTTCCTTTGATCCATTTTTTCTCCCCTTTTTTGTCAATCCGGATAAACTCTCCTTCTATAAATTTGCCTTGACGCAACTGATGCCAAAATTCCTGGTATTCTTTGCTTTGTGCTTCGCCTACCTCCAGAAAAATGCTATGATGTTTGCCTTTGATTTCTTCATTGGTGTAGCCCATCATATTCAAAAACAGCGGATTGGCATCAAGAATGTGCCCGTACAGGTCAAACTCTATGACTGCCGAAGAACGCTGGAGGGCAGTCATTTGGTTGGTAATGTCTTGCCGCATTTGTTTTTCTCTGGTAACATCCATGGCCAGTTTTATCACTTTATAGGGCTTGCCTTCCTGGTTTTTTATGGGGGTATAAGTAGCCCTTAGCCACACTTCTTTGCCCATTTTGTTGCGACGCATATACTCTGCACTGTGGCTATTGCCTTGTCCCAACTCCTCCCAGAAACGGGCATATTCCTGAGACTGGGCGTATTGAGTATCTACAAATATTTGATGGTGTTGCCCTTGTATTTCTTCGAGTGGGTAGCCCATCAGGTCTAAAAACATTTGGTTGGCTGTAATGATATTGCCCTTGGTGTCAAACTCAATCGAACAAATGGTGTGGTTGATGGCTTCGGCACGTGCCGAGAGCGCCGCTTCTTTTTGTAGCAGGGCTTCTTGGGTAGCAATGAGTTCCTCCATATTTTGGCGTAGCTCTTCTTCTACTGCTTTTACCTCTTCTAGTTGAGCCTCGTTTTGTATTTCCAGTGTTTTTTTATCGGTAACATCAGAGGCATATTTTATTATTTTATAAGGTTTGTTGTTTACATCAAGTATAGGGTTATAGATGCCCTTGATCCACTTTTTTTCTCCCTGTTTATTGACCCGGCTAAACTCTCCTTCGATGAACTGACCATTGCGCAGCCGATGCCAAAACTGTTGGTAGGCTTTGCTTTGGGCATAGTGCCCCTCTACAAAGAGTTGGTGGTGTTTGCCTATGACTTCCTCTTTAGTGTAACCCATCAGTTGTAGAAATAAGGGGTTGGCGTCTAAAATATTGCCATTCAGGTCAAATTCTACCATTGCCGATGAGCGTTCTATTGCATCAATCTGGTTTCTTATGTCTTGCTGCAACTTTTTTTCCTGGGTTACATTCATGGCCAGCTTTATTACCTTATAAGCCACTCCATGCTGGTCTTTGATAGGGGTGTAGGTAGCCCTGAGCCAGACTGTTTTGCCTGTTTTGCTCAAGCGTTTAAACTCTTCACTATGACTTTTGCCCGTGCGTAAGTGCTCCCAAAACTTCTGGTATTCCTGGGTGTTGGCGTAAGCTTTGTCTACAAACAATTGGTGGTGTTGGCCTACGAGTTCGTCAATAGAATATTCCATCAGGTCTAAAAACAGCGGATTGGCATCCAATATCTCACCTTGCAGGTTAAACTCAATCGAACAAATGGTGTGGTTGATGGCTTCTACCCGCCCCGACAATGCCTCTTCTTTTTTTACGAGGGTTTCCTGAGTAGCCACCAATTCTTCCATGTTTTGGCGCAAAGCCTCTTCTCTGGCAATCAGTTCAGTCTCTAGTTTTTGGGCTTCTTTGAGTAGTTTTTGGGTTTTGAGGTTGTTTTGAATGCTATTGAGCATGGCCGCTACATTTCTTGTCAACCGCTCCAGTAGTTCGAGGTGTTTTTTTTCAATGCTTTTCAAATACATCAGCTCCACCGCACCATATACCTCATTATTAAATATAAGTGGTACTGCTGCTATGCAACTCCCCGAAATGCTTCCTGTGGTGCCTGTCAATACCAGCGAGCCCTCTTGGATATCGTCCCAAATGATAATTTCCTTGCTTTTTACTGATTGCCCTATCAGTTCTTCACCTATTTTAAACGTCTTGTTTTGGGGTAAACAAGCATATCCTGCCACGGCTTCGATGAGTTGGTTATCGGTATTGAGGCTAAAAAAGGTGCCTTTGAGGGCTTGGGTGAGTTTTGCCAGGTGTAAAATAACTACATCGGCAAAGGTTTCAAGAGGTTGGCCGTAATTGCTTCTTAGTATATCATCAAACTTGGCAAGATTAGAGTCTATCCAAAGGCGTTCTTTCATTTGGCTATTTTCTGCCAAAAGCTGATCTTTTACAGGCACAGGCGCCTGATCTTGTTGCATTTCTTGATGTTGATTCTGCATTCCTCAATGTATTTTCTCAGTTCGTATTTTTAGGGGCGCATATAGCATACCAGAAGAACAACTGTTTGGTGTATCATCTTGTTATAAGGTTGAAGCCTGGTACATCATATTATTTATTGTGTTGTTTTAGAGGTTAAGTACCGAGGCAGAATTAAATATACCTAATGAGTAGGTGTAACAGCCATATTATGAGTGAGTTACCCTTACTTGTATATAGCTAATTACTTGCTGCTACTTATATAGGTAAGCCATCAGTTTTTTGATTCAATAAAGCACTGCAAAGACCAATTGAAAGCTTATGTTGTGGGTTAATAAGAGTATTTGAGTGTGTAGCTCCTTTGGTTAAAACCCCCAACAACTGAGTATCTAAGACAAACATTATGTACATTAAGTAAGTGAAAAAAAAAGTATATTCCAATTTTTGGCAAGCGATAATCCTTGCTTTGTCCC belongs to Microscilla marina ATCC 23134 and includes:
- a CDS encoding response regulator, producing MTAKYQHILVVDDDKTFIYLNYKLISKITGCNKILLKMSGITALQYLEECDLSNDFPELISIDWNMPLGNGNDFIQEYTKRFHPKHPQTKVLVISGATSEKQMSKVLQLDFVIGFLPKPVNEKTLANAIL
- a CDS encoding PAS domain S-box protein, which encodes MQNQHQEMQQDQAPVPVKDQLLAENSQMKERLWIDSNLAKFDDILRSNYGQPLETFADVVILHLAKLTQALKGTFFSLNTDNQLIEAVAGYACLPQNKTFKIGEELIGQSVKSKEIIIWDDIQEGSLVLTGTTGSISGSCIAAVPLIFNNEVYGAVELMYLKSIEKKHLELLERLTRNVAAMLNSIQNNLKTQKLLKEAQKLETELIAREEALRQNMEELVATQETLVKKEEALSGRVEAINHTICSIEFNLQGEILDANPLFLDLMEYSIDELVGQHHQLFVDKAYANTQEYQKFWEHLRTGKSHSEEFKRLSKTGKTVWLRATYTPIKDQHGVAYKVIKLAMNVTQEKKLQQDIRNQIDAIERSSAMVEFDLNGNILDANPLFLQLMGYTKEEVIGKHHQLFVEGHYAQSKAYQQFWHRLRNGQFIEGEFSRVNKQGEKKWIKGIYNPILDVNNKPYKIIKYASDVTDKKTLEIQNEAQLEEVKAVEEELRQNMEELIATQEALLQKEAALSARAEAINHTICSIEFDTKGNIITANQMFLDLMGYPLEEIQGQHHQIFVDTQYAQSQEYARFWEELGQGNSHSAEYMRRNKMGKEVWLRATYTPIKNQEGKPYKVIKLAMDVTREKQMRQDITNQMTALQRSSAVIEFDLYGHILDANPLFLNMMGYTNEEIKGKHHSIFLEVGEAQSKEYQEFWHQLRQGKFIEGEFIRIDKKGEKKWIKGNYNPVLGLDGKPYKIVKYTADITDRKTLEIENEFQLEQVRTAEEELRQNMEELVAIQEDLRQKEGALSGQVKAINSTVSSVEFNLEGKILRANQLFLDLMGYTSEEIIDKHHRMFVDKEYAQSHDYALFWQDLRNNISHSAEYKQQANNDKELWLMATYTPVKNSDGKPYKVIMLAMDVTEEKNLRVDLGNQLAAIDRSMAVVEFDLAGQVIDANQQFLQLMGYQKEEVIHKHHGLFVSAQDAQADEYQQFWHQLKNGKAIEGEFMQVNKDGDPIWVKGIYNPILDVDNKPYKIIKFVSDITERKKLELQNTRHLQKIEQSQRVLKENNEELEAMQEVMIHKEKELSSNLAAIDSTISAIEFDMDGKIIKANQLFLNLMGYTQNEIKDQHHQIFTEEAHTQSQEYADFWNILRQGKSHSAEFKHISKHGNEVWLRATYTPVKDAKGELYKVKKLAMDVTEEKMLRQKNSNQLKAIDRSTAVAEFDLTGNILYANEMFLDLMGYTSDELQGKHHRIFIENAYAGTTECENFWPTLQGGQFIEGEFWRINKNGDSIWIKGSYTPVLDLNGKPYKVVKYGYDITYQKKLEDKLKDQILKLNDYKFALDSAAIVAITDVKGKITYVNDKFCKKSKYSREELIGQNHRILNSGYHSKEFIKHLWNTIAKGQVWRSEIKNKAKDGEFYWVDTTIIPFLDNDGKPYMYLAIRFDISNSKKLEEELKNRGYELEQERNRVKVINDELAAQNELVADKNKSITDSIEYALRIQEAILPIMSQIKAELPNSFILFKPRDIVSGDFYWFANVRIHSDTHPETMIQKSIIAAIDCTGHGVPGAFMSMIGNQLMNDIVISKKVTSPDKILNQLNKKVRQVLKQDELDNQDGMDMNLCVIDKTNQLLEFAGAKNAMIYIHNGEVQEVKADRTSIGGFQSPDFKTFSKKTIPLIPEDDQVFYLCSDGFQDQMGGPNERKFMRSSLRKLLVEIHTQPMHDQQQAINQVFNNWLSSIEQLDDVLVIGFRVPLD